A stretch of Acidobacteriota bacterium DNA encodes these proteins:
- a CDS encoding tetratricopeptide repeat protein has translation MSRRLAHVTLAWLVSPLCLAGTIQDDSPVDLQIITVSTQSQLTEVLAELKSGAGFDEVARRNSNHPTAAGGGYLGRMSIGDLSSDLRRRVEGLTRGSTALFVDPGLGYVVIRNLERRAANQTYAQQALRRGSRDLNQGRSQEAIKQFKTAITLDPRSAGAHLMLGYAYRLLGSYRMIGEAKGEFRQALSLDPGNTSARFHLARVYLDLGRIRKARETLEERLEITEKTPELLSLLGEVNRQSGDLRLSIRQNESAAMLDPDLAQAHYYLGLAHLDRGDTEEALSRLDRAIAAKGATSDMILKTGSVYLQEGGLQKALELLRKAVAISPAVPEGRLVLARALRVTGQPDSALAELDAALSHAGGFSASGKYLAFESEVYLEKGRAYDAKGSPADAIRSYLRVLEMDPGHGEAHHRLAGLFASTGDPARSRDHASRAKKSGYTEPAVGR, from the coding sequence ATGTCACGAAGACTCGCCCATGTCACTCTGGCCTGGTTGGTTTCGCCGCTTTGCCTGGCCGGGACCATCCAGGACGACTCGCCGGTCGATCTGCAGATCATCACCGTTTCGACCCAATCCCAATTGACCGAGGTTCTGGCGGAACTGAAATCGGGCGCCGGATTCGACGAAGTCGCGCGCCGGAATTCCAACCACCCTACGGCGGCCGGCGGCGGGTATCTCGGCCGAATGTCCATCGGCGATCTCAGCAGTGATTTGCGGCGGCGAGTCGAAGGACTGACCCGTGGCTCAACGGCACTTTTCGTCGATCCCGGACTGGGTTACGTCGTGATCCGCAACCTGGAGAGGAGGGCCGCAAACCAGACTTATGCCCAACAGGCGTTGCGGCGCGGTTCCAGGGATCTGAATCAGGGGAGGTCCCAGGAGGCGATCAAGCAGTTCAAGACGGCGATTACCCTCGATCCTCGGTCGGCCGGCGCCCACCTGATGCTCGGTTACGCTTACCGTCTCCTGGGGTCCTACCGCATGATCGGTGAAGCGAAGGGCGAGTTCAGGCAGGCACTTTCCCTCGATCCAGGGAATACCAGCGCGCGGTTCCACCTGGCCCGCGTCTATCTCGATCTGGGCCGGATCCGCAAGGCCCGGGAGACGCTGGAGGAGCGCCTCGAGATCACCGAGAAGACTCCGGAACTGCTCTCTCTCCTGGGAGAGGTGAATCGCCAGTCGGGCGATCTCCGGCTTTCGATCCGGCAGAACGAATCGGCCGCCATGCTGGACCCGGACTTGGCTCAAGCCCACTACTACCTGGGCTTGGCTCACTTGGACCGGGGAGACACGGAAGAGGCTCTCAGCCGGCTGGACCGCGCCATCGCCGCGAAGGGCGCCACCTCCGACATGATCCTCAAAACCGGTTCCGTCTACCTGCAAGAGGGGGGCCTGCAGAAGGCCCTCGAGCTGCTTCGAAAGGCCGTCGCAATCAGTCCGGCGGTGCCGGAAGGCCGTCTGGTATTGGCCCGCGCTCTTCGCGTTACGGGTCAACCCGACTCGGCCCTCGCGGAATTGGATGCGGCTCTCTCCCACGCCGGCGGATTCTCGGCTTCCGGCAAGTACCTGGCGTTCGAGTCGGAGGTCTACTTGGAGAAGGGCCGGGCGTATGACGCCAAAGGCTCACCGGCGGACGCGATCCGGTCCTACTTGCGAGTGCTGGAAATGGACCCCGGGCATGGCGAGGCTCACCACCGGCTGGCCGGGCTGTTCGCGTCGACGGGCGACCC